One window of the Bubalus bubalis isolate 160015118507 breed Murrah chromosome 8, NDDB_SH_1, whole genome shotgun sequence genome contains the following:
- the CCDC71L gene encoding coiled-coil domain-containing protein 71L: MRRSVKRRRRRPPAAPAAAARGGGFRLGGGAGLEAREEKVVYSRSQLSLADSTKALGDAFKLFMPRSTEFMSSDAELWSFLCSLKHQFSPHILRSKDVYGYSSCRALVPEPPGGPAARGPTRRPAPSAAARRRRRGARAPAARRRKLPPPPPPVPEESCPVKPAAPEPCFGGRTLEEIWRAATPTLTTFPTIRVGSDVWGERSLAAARRKARQILRVNLEPVVRLRRFPVPRA, translated from the coding sequence ATGCGGCGCAGCGTGAAGAGGCGGCGGCGCCGGCCCCCGGCGGCCCCGGCCGCGGCCGCCCGGGGCGGCGGCTTtaggctgggaggaggggccgGTCTGGAGGCgcgggaggagaaggtggtgtaCTCGCGGTCGCAACTGTCGCTGGCCGACAGCACCAAGGCACTGGGCGACGCCTTCAAGCTGTTCATGCCCCGCAGCACGGAGTTCATGAGCTCGGACGCGGAGCTCTGGAGCTTCCTCTGCAGCCTCAAGCACCAGTTCTCCCCGCACATCCTGCGCAGCAAGGACGTCTACGGCTACTCCTCTTGCCGGGCACTCGTCCCCGAGCCCCCAGGGGGCCCCGCCGCCCGCGGCCCGACGCGCAGGCCGGCCCCGAgcgcggcggccaggaggaggcGCCGCGGAGCCCGGGCGCCAGCCGCCCGCCGGAGGAAGctgccgccgcccccgccgccggtCCCTGAGGAGAGCTGCCCCGTCAAGCCTGCGGCCCCGGAACCCTGCTTCGGGGGCCGCACCCTGGAGGAGATCTGGAGGGCGGCCACCCCGACGCTGACCACCTTCCCCACCATCCGCGTCGGCAGCGACGTGTGGGGAGAGCGCAGCCTGGCGGCGGCACGGCGTAAAGCGCGCCAAATCCTGCGAGTGAACCTGGAACCCGTGGTGAGGCTCCGCCGCTTCCCGGTGCCCCGGGCATGA